In the genome of Porphyrobacter sp. ULC335, one region contains:
- a CDS encoding papain-like cysteine protease family protein — protein MTAQISPNRMEVSDRFPMLGFAVRTSQPDVEAEVVIASDISLFSTQNRQMRTPANFYTSREHGTLTVPRGDGVFVVPPEVLARFIGSEKLYFGLATGRSGNGGLQVDALPREGSPYVSLRGFTGRTLRRAFGSMRPTAPRLEWAGDQPRPGSETAPSGAASPAVAGGTPGGSLPPVPYDDGFGPMPEIPARESRYAPQNGGNVRGLRGIPLSHAAASNGAGAGRTALALGSGYTAQQALDYIRRLVEQVVDVVGSDATPPSLWRLGSDSAAFITAWETVLTPLGWTNPTYAFMKALPGLARSSGVTLSIGPTISGGMFDAGVGVVFAPDGQVALFGQTDFEISISSLGDLVDNLKMALAASMKLGYNNGGLDGFESLGKVAGLMEGVEIVVGAEVWLDRNGRGLGGAVSIGVGFSVQLSAEETGAAPAIVPPALPGDPRQRAERIGGGFGQRIGEALDLGLEPDGLTRLLDTLDPPATAKPVGTAMGSPVWSIQWDDIQLVAQPTDNGCWATTLAMLIGWRDQVSIAPETIAGQCGRDIANGLPWAERADVARQLGLGTVPPQCFMPEAFKALIENHGPLYVGKMASATTLSGHAVLVAGMYSDGTDHFIRVVDPWDRAVGTPGAPGAHGPGHTQGSRYIIKYEDFQSEYEMAADGDPAYVQIIYAGVPAGRVINRSLSAPTGFAMGGGSAGRKLAPPPAPHVREMSAAEIAGIAIDVITNNTGDIRTNLANWSGIKHPRDQAPRREATFEAGEINLRDWPMVGGTFGIDDIYCWLKIRWQYNGTSLGRVYITADGHDDAVGWGLTVTATIEDDSRLYARSSQARAAGPDQVPALHINIDYVFDETIVADQVANTRVSLFADGTHAIESRWVQHSRPGGGNPTNVVRPFEHA, from the coding sequence ATGACCGCGCAAATCTCACCCAATCGCATGGAAGTCAGCGATCGCTTCCCGATGCTCGGCTTTGCCGTTCGCACCAGCCAGCCCGATGTCGAGGCCGAGGTGGTGATCGCGAGCGATATCTCGCTGTTCAGCACCCAGAACCGGCAGATGCGCACACCCGCAAACTTCTACACCAGCCGCGAACATGGCACGTTGACAGTGCCGCGCGGTGACGGCGTGTTCGTGGTGCCGCCCGAAGTGCTGGCGCGCTTTATCGGCAGCGAGAAGCTCTATTTCGGACTTGCCACCGGCCGCAGCGGAAACGGCGGCCTGCAGGTCGATGCCTTGCCGCGCGAGGGTAGCCCTTACGTGTCACTGCGCGGGTTCACCGGACGCACGCTGCGGCGCGCGTTCGGCAGCATGCGTCCCACCGCGCCGCGGCTTGAATGGGCAGGCGATCAGCCGCGTCCCGGAAGCGAGACGGCGCCTTCCGGTGCCGCCAGCCCCGCCGTGGCCGGTGGCACACCGGGCGGCTCTCTCCCGCCGGTTCCTTATGATGACGGCTTTGGCCCAATGCCGGAAATCCCGGCGCGCGAGAGCCGCTATGCCCCGCAGAATGGCGGCAATGTACGCGGCTTGCGCGGGATTCCGCTGTCGCACGCCGCGGCTTCCAATGGGGCGGGAGCAGGGCGCACCGCGCTCGCGCTCGGCAGCGGCTACACCGCGCAGCAGGCGCTCGATTATATCCGGCGGCTGGTCGAACAGGTGGTCGATGTGGTCGGATCGGACGCCACGCCCCCGTCGCTTTGGCGGCTGGGAAGCGATAGCGCCGCCTTCATCACCGCTTGGGAAACCGTGCTGACCCCGCTCGGCTGGACCAATCCCACCTATGCTTTCATGAAAGCGCTGCCCGGTCTTGCGCGGTCAAGCGGCGTCACGCTGTCGATCGGGCCCACGATCAGTGGCGGTATGTTCGATGCGGGCGTGGGCGTTGTTTTCGCCCCTGACGGCCAGGTTGCACTGTTCGGCCAGACCGATTTCGAGATCAGCATTTCGAGCCTCGGCGACCTCGTCGACAACCTCAAGATGGCCCTCGCGGCCAGCATGAAGCTCGGCTACAATAATGGCGGGCTGGACGGCTTCGAGAGCCTCGGCAAAGTCGCCGGGTTGATGGAAGGTGTCGAGATCGTTGTCGGCGCCGAAGTCTGGCTCGACCGCAATGGGCGCGGGCTGGGCGGTGCGGTCAGCATCGGGGTCGGCTTCTCGGTCCAGCTCAGCGCTGAAGAAACCGGGGCGGCCCCGGCTATCGTTCCCCCGGCGCTTCCCGGCGATCCGCGCCAACGTGCGGAACGGATTGGCGGCGGCTTTGGCCAGCGGATCGGCGAGGCGCTCGATCTCGGGCTTGAACCCGATGGGCTGACCCGGCTGCTCGACACGCTTGATCCGCCCGCCACGGCCAAGCCGGTCGGCACGGCGATGGGAAGCCCGGTGTGGTCGATCCAGTGGGACGATATCCAGCTGGTGGCCCAGCCGACCGACAATGGCTGCTGGGCGACGACGCTCGCCATGCTGATCGGCTGGCGTGATCAGGTCAGCATCGCGCCGGAAACCATCGCCGGACAATGCGGCCGCGACATCGCCAATGGCCTGCCGTGGGCGGAGCGTGCCGATGTGGCCCGCCAGCTCGGCCTTGGCACCGTCCCCCCGCAATGCTTCATGCCCGAGGCCTTCAAGGCCCTGATCGAGAACCACGGCCCGCTCTACGTCGGCAAGATGGCGAGTGCGACCACGCTGTCGGGTCACGCGGTGCTGGTGGCGGGCATGTATTCCGACGGAACGGACCATTTCATCCGCGTCGTCGATCCATGGGATCGGGCGGTGGGCACCCCGGGTGCTCCCGGCGCGCACGGCCCCGGCCATACGCAGGGCAGCCGCTACATCATCAAGTACGAGGATTTCCAGTCCGAGTACGAAATGGCGGCCGATGGCGATCCGGCGTACGTCCAGATCATCTATGCAGGCGTGCCTGCGGGTCGGGTGATCAACCGCTCGCTCTCCGCACCGACCGGCTTCGCGATGGGCGGCGGGTCTGCCGGGCGCAAGCTCGCGCCGCCGCCCGCGCCGCACGTGCGCGAAATGAGCGCGGCCGAGATCGCCGGGATCGCCATTGACGTGATCACCAACAATACTGGCGACATCAGGACCAACCTCGCCAACTGGTCCGGGATCAAGCATCCGCGCGATCAGGCCCCGCGCCGCGAGGCGACGTTCGAAGCCGGGGAGATCAACCTGCGCGACTGGCCGATGGTCGGCGGCACCTTCGGGATCGACGACATCTACTGCTGGCTCAAGATCCGTTGGCAATACAACGGCACCTCGCTCGGCAGGGTATACATCACGGCCGACGGGCATGATGACGCTGTCGGCTGGGGCCTTACCGTTACCGCCACGATCGAGGATGATTCGCGCCTCTATGCCCGCTCGTCGCAGGCGCGGGCAGCAGGGCCCGATCAGGTTCCGGCGCTGCATATCAACATCGACTACGTCTTCGACGAGACGATCGTTGCCGATCAGGTCGCCAACACCCGCGTGTCGCTGTTTGCTGACGGGACGCACGCGATCGAGAGCCGGTGGGTGCAGCATTCGCGGCCCGGCGGCGGCAATCCGACCAATGTCGTCCGGCCCTTTGAACACGCCTGA
- a CDS encoding S8 family peptidase has product MSAAGRPLLPWAHRSGAYALPTSLVVRLKLGEVPEGIPAVMDVRRGAQEAAGASGHGAFDRVTATFGTAVKISRLHAAGRALRTIGARHVGYSEAEQVSGVARMLRIDVAPGTHVGSMAISLMQLDLVESAIPNYVATVGLDGPVLPPMPGQGDDEDEGGWAARDLVNARRALAYSAGQSGVVVGVVDSGLALAHPEFEARLRRGVDTVELGRGDLAGGIKLLGDNSGADTDPSDRYVGHGTGCAAIIGGQGRGIPPGIGGQCSLIPVRSLGAALFPGRETPLGVGALSDLDMGLVLAVQLGAQVVNCSFGTDDEALEPGAPKPHSEAVAFAEARGCTLVVASGNSGDQRTYWPAADPRVIAVGSVGLDRQVSTFSTTGDHVALCAPGERIRTAGLGEGYQHATGTSFAAPFVTGAAALLIERAQARAAALDPAQIKSLLMASATPHRAGVADGNGTGVLDAARALELLDAAIDADDTTEFGGADDG; this is encoded by the coding sequence ATGAGCGCCGCGGGCCGCCCCCTGCTGCCCTGGGCGCACCGGTCAGGCGCCTATGCCCTGCCGACCAGCCTGGTGGTGCGCCTGAAACTGGGCGAAGTGCCCGAGGGCATTCCGGCGGTCATGGACGTCCGGCGCGGCGCGCAGGAGGCGGCTGGCGCGTCAGGGCATGGCGCCTTTGACCGCGTCACCGCGACCTTCGGCACAGCAGTCAAGATCTCGCGCCTCCACGCGGCCGGTCGCGCGCTGCGGACGATTGGCGCGCGCCATGTCGGTTACAGCGAGGCCGAGCAGGTTAGCGGTGTGGCCCGGATGCTGCGGATCGATGTCGCTCCCGGCACTCACGTGGGCTCGATGGCGATCTCGCTGATGCAGCTCGACCTCGTTGAATCCGCGATCCCCAATTATGTCGCCACTGTCGGTCTTGATGGCCCCGTGCTGCCGCCAATGCCCGGACAGGGTGACGACGAGGACGAAGGCGGCTGGGCCGCCCGCGATCTGGTCAATGCGCGCCGTGCGCTCGCCTATTCGGCGGGGCAGAGCGGGGTGGTGGTCGGCGTCGTCGATAGCGGTCTTGCGCTGGCGCATCCCGAATTCGAGGCTCGCTTGCGCCGGGGTGTCGATACGGTCGAACTGGGGCGCGGCGATCTTGCGGGTGGCATCAAGCTGCTCGGCGACAATAGCGGGGCCGATACCGATCCCAGTGACCGCTATGTCGGGCACGGCACGGGATGCGCAGCGATCATCGGCGGGCAGGGCCGCGGCATTCCGCCCGGTATCGGCGGGCAGTGCTCGCTGATCCCGGTCCGCTCGCTCGGCGCGGCGTTGTTTCCCGGGCGCGAGACACCGCTCGGCGTTGGCGCGCTGAGCGATCTCGACATGGGGTTGGTGCTGGCGGTGCAGCTTGGCGCGCAAGTCGTCAATTGCAGCTTCGGCACCGATGACGAGGCGTTGGAGCCCGGCGCGCCCAAGCCGCATAGCGAGGCGGTCGCCTTTGCCGAGGCACGGGGCTGCACGCTGGTGGTCGCCTCCGGCAATAGCGGCGATCAGCGCACCTATTGGCCCGCCGCCGATCCGCGCGTCATCGCCGTCGGATCAGTCGGGCTGGACCGGCAGGTCAGCACCTTCTCGACCACCGGCGATCATGTCGCCCTGTGTGCGCCGGGCGAGCGGATCCGCACCGCCGGGCTGGGGGAGGGTTACCAGCACGCGACCGGCACCAGCTTTGCCGCGCCTTTCGTGACAGGCGCTGCCGCACTGCTGATCGAACGCGCCCAAGCCCGTGCCGCCGCACTTGATCCGGCGCAGATCAAATCGCTGCTGATGGCGAGCGCCACGCCCCACCGCGCAGGGGTTGCCGATGGCAATGGCACCGGCGTGCTCGATGCCGCCCGCGCGCTCGAACTGCTCGATGCCGCGATCGACGCCGATGACACCACCGAATTCGGGGGCGCCGATGATGGATGA